TACACGACCCCCGAAATTCTCGACAGCGTCAACCCCAACATGAACCGCGTCTGGCCCGGCGACGCCGACGGCACCCTCCACCAGCGCATGGCCGCCCGCCTCTGGGAGTACGCCGGGCGGGCCGACGCCATCGTCGACCTCCACACCGGCAGTCCGGACATGTACCCCCACGTCGTCTTCCGCGAGGGCGACGAGCGCTCCCGGCGGCTCGCCGAGGCGTTCGGCTCCGACCTCCTGCTCGGCGAACAGGCGGACGAAGACGCCGACGACGAGTGGCACCGCCGGAACTTCAAGGGGAAGCTCCGGGTCGCCGCCTCGAACGAGGGAATCCCTTCGATCACGCCCGAACTCGCCCACAACAAGCAGATTCTCGACGACGTCGTCGAAAACGGCGTCGAGGGGCTGCTCGACGTGCTCCGGTACCTCGATCTGTTGCCCGGCGACGTCCCCGACCGCGAGCGCGAGCAGACGCTCGCGCGCAACCACCTCGGGCAGGTCAACGCCGCAGACTCCGGGCTGTTCCGACCGCAGCCGTCGCTCGAGGTCGGCGACCGGGTGACGGCCGGGACGCCCCTCGGAACGGTGTACCACCCGACGACGTACGAACCGCTGCAGGACGCTGTCGCCGACCGCGACGGGATTCTCTACGCGCTCACGCGCGAGGCGACCGTCGTCGCCGGCGACCAACTGGCGAGCGTCGCGCTGGTGCGCGAGGAGTAGTCGCCGCCGGTCACTCCCTGCTCACACGCCGCCCGGCGGCCGTTCGTCGATGTGCTCGTAGTCGAGCAACTCGCCGTCCTCCACGTCGACGAGCAGGAGGTCTCCCTCCGCGATCGCGTCGAACTCGTCGACGGAAACCACGAGTTGATCGACCGGTTCGTCGTCCTTCTCGAGCAGGAGGACGACGTGCTCGCCGTCGACGATTCGATCGACGACGGCGACGTATCGGGTTGCGCCGTCGGGAACGTCGTCGCCATCACCACCGCCCGAACTATCGCTGCCATTGGTACCGTCGTCGCCATCACAGACATCTCCGTCGTCGCTCGAGTCGACTCGAGCGCTCGCGGACCCGGCGAGGCCGAGCGCCGCGATGGCGAGCGGGCCGATCGTTCGTATCACCGTTCGCCGCGACTGTCGGTGGCGAGCCGCCATGCGCCGTCTGGCCGCGCGTTCCTATATAAATAGTCGCACGGGCCGGTACCGGTTCGAGCGGCAGCCGACCGCCGAAGCCCGGCGATCCGATCGACCGACCGAGTCGTTTCTGGCCGTTGATCAGTTTCTGACGGCCGCTAGCGACCTTTCCTATTCCGGGGATAAGCATAGGCCCGGTTCGGGTGAATTCGGTCGTGAGAGTATCGCAGGGAGGCGTCGGCTTCGCCTTCCACCAAAGGTTTATCACTCGGATAGGAAAGTAACTAACAATGGCCACTCAGGAGTCCGTACCACGCGAGGCCCAACTCTGGGCCCGAAATATCGGCGGTATCAACGAAACGACGGTCGAACTCGAGTCGGGGGTTACGGTTCTGGCCGGGCAGAACGCAACCAACCGTACATCGCTTCTCCAGGCGTTTATGGCCGCTCTCGGCGGGGAATCTGCGTCACTCAAGGCCGACGCCGAAGAGGGCGAAGTCGAACTCGAACTCGACGGCGAAACGTACACGCGACAGCTTCGACGGGCCGGCAACACCGTCGTCACGGAGGGCGATCCGTACCTCGACGATCCGGAACTCGCCGAACTCTTCGCCTTCCTGCTCGAGTCGAACCCGGCGCGGCGCGCGGTGACGACGCAGGACGACCTCCGTGAGATCATCCTCCGGCCGATCGACACCGACGAGATCGAAGCCGAGATCACCCGGCTGACGGCCGAAAAGGACGAGATCTCCGACGAACTCGACCGCCTCGAGTCGCTCAAGAGCGACCTGCCCGAACTCGAGCGCCAGCGCACGGACATCGAGACCCAGATCGAGGAGAAGCGGGCCGAACTCGAGGAAGTCAAGGAAGCGATCGAGGCGGCCGAAGACGAGTCCGACGACCAGCAGGCCGAGTCCGACGAACTCGAGGAAAAACTCGAGGAGCTGCGCGAGCGCCGATCCGAACTCGAGGACGTCCGGTTCGATCTCGAGACCGAACGGGAGAGTCTCGCGGCGCTGCGCGAGGAGCGCGAAGACATCGAAGCCGAGCGCGACGAGTTGCCCGAGGCCGACGCGACGGATCAGGAGTCCATCGACGAGGAGATCGACCGGCTCCAGCGCCAGTCGCAGTCGATCGACGGCGTCGTGAGCCAGCTGCAGAGCATCGTCCAGTTCAACGAGGAGATGCTCGAGGGCTCCCACCCCGAGATTCGGGAGCTACTCGCCGCGGGCGACGACGATGCGAGCGGCGACGGCACCGTCACCGACGCGCTGCTCGAGGACGACGAGACCGTCCGCTGTTGGACCTGCGGCAGCGAGGTCCAGCGCAGCGAAATCGAGGAGACGATCGAGCGCCTCCGCTCGCTCCAGGAGGAGAAACTGAGCGAGCGCGACGAGATCGAAGAACGGATCGAATCGCTGCGTGCCGAGCGCCGGGAAATCGAACAGACGGAACGCAAACGCGAACGCCTCCGGGAACGGCTGACCGACGTCCGAAACGAGATCGAGCGCCGCGAAGATCGTCTCGAAGAACTGACCGAGCAGCAGGAGAACTTAGAAAGCGAAATCGACGACCTCGAGGACGAGGCGGCGGAGCTCGAAGCCGAGGCCGAACCGGACGACGACGAGGACGGCGACGAGGAGAGCCTGCTGGAACTCAACCGCCGCGCCAACGAACTCGAGTTCTCGCTGGGTCGACTCGAGCGCGAACTCGAGACGACGACCGAAGAGATCGAGGAGATCGAATCGGCCCTTGAGGACCAGGAGGAGCTCGAGCAGCGGCGCGAAGAAATCCGCGACGAACTCGAAGACCTGCGCACGCGCATCGATCGGATCGAGCGCGAGGCCGTCGAGTCCTTCAACGAGCACATGGACACCGTCCTCGAGATCCTCGAGTACGAGAACATCGATCGGATCTGGATCGAACGCGTCGGCCAGACGGTCCGCGAGGGCCGTCGCAAGGTCGAACAGACGGCCTTCGACCTCCACATCGTCCGCAGCACCGAGGAGGGCAGCACCTACGAGGACACGATCAACCACCTGAGCGAGAGCGAACGCGAAGTGACGGGGCTGATCTTCGCGCTCGCGGGCTATCTCGTCCACGAAGTTTACGAAGAAGTCCCGTTCATGCTGCTGGACTCCCTCGAGGCGATCGACTCGGACCGGATCGCCGCCTTGGTCGAGTACTTCGAGGAGCACACTGACTTCCTCGTCGTGGCCCTGCTGCCCGAGGACGCGCAGGCGATCGACGACCGACACGAGCGGATTCGGAGCATCTGAGACCGCGCGGCGATTGGCCCGGGACCGGGACGCTGTTCCGAAACCTCGTTGCAACCCGACCCCGCGTCCGGACGGTTCTGGGACGTGTCGAATGCGGAGACTGGGACGAACAATTATACTCGTCGCGAGCCGTTAGGACGATATGGCAAAGAGCCGTCAGGAATTCGTCGACGACGACCTGTGGCTCCTGATCGGGGTCGTCACGTTCGCGCTCGTGAGTCTCGTCGGCGCCGCGGGACTCGAGGCGCTCGCGGCCGCGATCACGATCGTCGGCTGGTTTCTGTTGGCGCCGGTGTTCCTCTTCTGGGGGAGGAGATCGCCGAATGGGCGTTTACCGAGCGGGAACCGGAGAGGGCGAAGCAAGGACGTGACGAGGACGCGATCGAGGAACTGAAACGCCGCTACGCTGCAGGCGAGATCGACGACGCGGAATTCGAGCGCCGACTCGATCGGCTAGTCGCAGTCGACGACGCGCTCGCGGGGATCTTCGACGACGGGGATGGGGGTACCGACCGTTCGACCGACGGGGAGACGGGGCGCCTCGATCGGCGGTCGGACGACGAGACGCCGTCCGCGACCGAGACCGAGGAGACGTACGATCGGGCGTAGTCCGAAACGGCTGCTGCGGCGTCGAACGATGGGCGTCGGCGTTGATCGATCGGTAGCGGCGTTACCGGTACGCCTGTAAACCGGTCAGCTCCTCCCCGAGGATCAGCGTGTGGATGTCGTGGGTTCCTTCGTACGTGTAGACCGTCTCCATGTTCGCCATGTGGCGCATCGGTGAGTAGTCGGTCGTGATGCCGTTGCCGCCCAGCATCTCGCGGGCGACTTTCGACTGCTCGCGAGCCGTCCGGACGTTGTTGCGCTTGGCCATCGAGACGTGCTGGGGCCGCAGGTCGCCCCGTTCTTTGAGGTCGGCGAGCCGGTAGGCCAGCAACTGCGCGAGCGTGATCTGGGTCGCCATCTCCGCGAGCTTTTCCTGTTGCAGCTGGAACCGACCGATCGGACCGCCGAACTGCTCGCGTTCGAGGGCGTACTCGCGGGCTTGTTCGAAGCAATCGCGGGCGGCGCCGACGGCGCCCCAGGCGATGCCGTACCGGGCCTGCGTGAGACAGGACAGCGGCCCCTTCATCCCCGAAACCCCCGGTAGGACGTTCTCCTCGGGGACGTGGACGTCGTGCAGTCCGATCTCGCCCGTGATCGACGCCCGCATCGAGAGCTTCCCGTCGATTTCGTTCGTGGTAACGCCGTCGCGGTCGGTCTCGACGAGGAAGCCCCGAACCGGGTCGTCGCCCTCGCCCTCGCTCGAGCGGTCCCGCGCCCAGACGACGGCGAGGTCGGCGATCGGCGCGTTCGTGATCCAGGTTTTCGAGCCGTTGAGGACGTAGCCCGAGCCGTCGCGCTCCGCGTAGGTTTCCATCCCGGCCGGATTCGAGCCGTGTTCGGGTTCGGTCAAGCCGAAGCAGCCGACCGCCTCGCCCTCGCCGAGGACGGGGAGCCACTCCTCCTTCTGGGCCTCGCTGCCGTAGGCGCGGATCGGGTACATGACGAGCGCACCCTGTACCGAGGCCATCGAGCGCAGCCCCGAGTCGCCCGCCTCGAGTTCCTGCATCAGGAGGCCGTAGGCCGTCTCGGAAACGTTCGGCGAGCCGTATCCCTCGAGGTTGGGCGCGTAGAAGCCGAGTTCGCCCATTTCGGGAATGAGGTCGGTCGGGAAGGTCCCCTCCTCGAAGTGGTCGCCGATGTCCGGCTTGACCTGTTCCGCGACGAACTCTCGGGCGGTGTCCCGGATCAGCCGCTCCTCCTCGTCGAGGTCGGCCTCGAGGTCGACGAAATCGAGCATACGTCGTCGTCTCCAACTGGCGCCATAGGAATTGTGGTCAGCCGGACCTTCTCCCGGCGCCGGGTGCCTGACCCGCACCGAGTTCCCGTACAACCCAACCTGTTAGGCATGCCGCTTGTGTCCGGAGGCGTGCTAACAGCCATCACCGTCCGCACCAGCGGACGGCACCCCGAGTCCGGAGTCACACATGGTATTCGTCGGGGCATCCTCGTGCAGGCGTTGCCTCCCGGCATTCACCCGGCGATCGATTCCCCCCGTCGGTCGCCGCCACCCCTGCCCTTGCCCCTTGCTCGAGTCCGAGAGGGTCGATGCTTTTACGCTCCGCACCCAAGAGGCGGGTATGTCGCTGGAGCCGAGCGCCGATCCGGCCGCCGATCGGCGAGCGAACTACGATTACCGGAGCGACGACGTCGATCGTCCGGCGCTGGTCGACGACCTGGAACGGCTCGTCGACTGCGAGGTACGGGCCGACTCCTACTCGCGCCAGCTGTACGCGACCGACGCGAGCGCCTACGAGGTGACGCCGATCGCCGTCGCCTTCCCCGAGTCGACGGCCGACGTCGCCGGCATTCTCGAGTACTGCGCCGAGCGACGAATCCCGGTGCTTCCGCGGGGCGGGGGAACGAGCCTGGCGGGCCAGACGGTCAACCGCGCCGTCGTGCTCGATTTCACCCGGCACATGAACGAGATCCTCGAGATCGATCCCGAGGACCGGACGGCGACCGTCCAGCCCGGGACGATCCTCGGGACGCTCAACGAGGCGCTTTCGCCCCACGACGTCAAGTTCGCGCCCGACCCCGCGTGGGGCGACAAGAGCGCCATCGGCGGCGCCATCGGGAACAACTCGACGGGGTCGCACTCCCTGAAGTACGGAAAGACGGACGCCTACATCGAGTCCGCGGAGGTCGTCCTCGCCGACGGCACCGTCACCGAGTTCGGCGAGGTCACGCTCGAGGAAATCGACGCCCGCGCCGATCCCGACGGTGACCTCGAGGGGCGGATCTACGCCGAAGTGAACCGGATCCTCGAGGAGGAATCCGACCTGATCGAGGAAACGTATCCCGATCTGAAGCGCAACGTGTCGGGATACAACCTCGATCGGCTGGTTGCCGAAGCCCGCGGTGAAGAACTGCCGGGCGGCGAAGATACCGGCGAACCGGGCACTGTTAATCTTGCGCGCCTGCTGGCCGGCAGCGAGGGCACGCTGGCGATCGTCACCGAGGTCACCGTCTCCCTCGAGCCGGTGCCCGAGACGAAGGCCGTCTCCCTGCTCTGTTACCGCGACCTCCACGAGGCGATGGAAGACGTCACGGCGATCCTCGAGCACGATCCCGCGGCGGTTGAGGTCCTCGACGACGTGCTGATCGACCTCGCGCGCGGGACCGCAGAGTTCGGCCCCGTCACCGAAATTCTGCCCGACGGAACCAACGCCGTCCTGCTCGTGGAGTTCTACGCGGAGGATACTGACCACGGCCGCGAGCAGGTGGCGGGGCTGCTGGCTGATCGCTGTCCTGACGCGACCGCCGAAGGTGAACCCGCGGACGACGCGCCACGCACCGACGCCGAAACGCTCGCGATCGACGCGCTCGAGGCCTACGACGAGGCCGAGCGTGCGAAGCTCTGGAAGCTCCGCAAGTCGGGCCTTCCAATCTTGCTCTCGCGGACGACCGACGAGAAGCACATCTCCTTCATCGAGGACACGGCGATCCCGCCCGCGAAGCTGCCGGAGTTCGTCGAGGGGTTCGAGGAAATCCTCGAGGACCACGACACCTACGCCAGCTTCTACGCCCACGCCGGCCCCGGCGTGCTCCACGTCCGGCCGCTCGTGAACACGAAGACCGACGTGGGCCTCGAGCAGCTGTACGGCATCGCGGACGACGTGACCGACCTCGTGGTCGAGTTGGGGGGGAGCGTCTCGGGCGAGCACGGCGACGGCCGGGCCCGAACCCAGTGGAACCGCAAGCTCTACGGCGAACAGCTGTGGGAAACCTTCCAGGACCTCAAAACCGCGTTCGACCCCGACTGGATCCTGAACCCGGGTCAGGTCGTCTTCCGCGAGGAGCACCCGACCGACCTGCGCGAGCACCTCCGGTTCGATTCCGATTACGAGTTCGAGGCCGGTTTCGAACCCGCGCTCGAGTGGGACAACGACAACGGCATGCAGGGCATGGTCGAGCTCTGTCACGGCTGCGGCGGCTGTCGCGGCCAGCAGTCCACGACCGGCGGCGTGATGTGCCCCACGTATCGGGCGAGCCGGGAGGAGATCACGGCCACTCGCGGCCGGGTGAACGCGCTCCGGCAGGCGATGAGCGGCAACTTAGAGCCCGAGGAAGCGTTCAGCGACGAGTTCGTCGAAGAGGTGATGGGGCTGTGTATCGGTTGCAAGGGCTGTTCGATCGACTGCCCGAGCGAGGTCGACATGGCGAAGCTCAAGGCCGAAGTGACCCACGAGTACCACCGGCGCAACGGCGCGACGCTCCGGGATCGACTCTTCGCCAACGTCGCGACGCTCTCGAAACTGGGGAGTCGGTTCGCACCGCTCTCGAACCTCGCGTCGAAGGTACCGGGCGCGCGCAAACTCCTCGAGGCGACGGTCGGGATCGATTCGGATCGGCCACTCCCGACTTTCGCGCAGACGACGTTCCGCGACTGGTTTGAACATCGAGGTGGGTGTCGGATTCCGGAAGTCGAAGCGGACCGCAAGGCGATCCTCTACCCCGACACCTACACCAACTACAGCTATCCCGAGGCCGGCAAGGCCGCAGTTCGGGTGCTCGAGGCCGCGGGCGTGCACGTCGCGCTGCCCGACGATCCGGACCTGTGCGATACCGGCCGCCCGGCGTTCTCGAAGGGCTTCCTCGAGCAGGCCCGCGAGACGGCAGTCGAGAACGTCGAGGCGCTCGCGCCGCGGGTCGCGGACGGCTGGGACGTCGTCGTTATCGAACCCTCTGACGCGGTCATGTTCCAGTCGGACTACCTCGACCTGCTCGACGACGAGGCGGCCGAAACCCTCGCGAGCGGGACCTACGGCGTCTGCGAGTACCTCGATACCTTCCGACTGGACGAGGAAATCGCGTTTGACGCGCCCGCGGAGGCGCTGACCTACCACGGCCACTGCCACCAGAAGTCGACGGCTAAGGACCACCACGCGGTCGGCGTCCTCCGACGCGCGGGATACGCCGTCGACCCGCTCGACTCCGGGTGCTGCGGGATGGCCGGCTCGTTCGGCTACGAAGCCGAACACGCCTCGATGAGCGACGCGATTGCCGACATTCTCTACGAGCAGGTTACGGAGAGCAACGGCGACCGAGTCGTCGCCCCCGGCGCCTCGTGTCGCACCCAACTCGAGCACCGCCCGACGGCCGACGAGAAGCCGCCGACGCCGATCGAGGCGGTCGCCGAGGCGCTCGAGTAACCCTTTCCTCGTCGATCGGGAGCTACCGATTGATCAAATCTCGGACAGCCGCCAGCCGGTATATCAATAGGCTAGTTCAGATTGAGCCGTTGGACTCTGAACGGGTGCAACACGCCTCAACGGGCGGTTCTTCCGAGACAACATGCACTGTTGGCCAGACCGGTTAAGAGCGCACCACCGAAACGAGCAATTCATGTCGAAATCCGACCGCGGTCGAGACAGTCAGCAATCCGAGTGGCGCCTCTACGTCGAGGACGGCGTTCTCATCGCGGAGTTCCCCGAAGGGATGCCCTCCGACCGATCCGAGTACGAGAAGGTCAACGAGCGATTCGAGACCCTGGCCGCGCGGTCGAACGTCCACGCCCACCTCTCGTGGCTGAAGATGGACGCCGCGCTGAACGCCGACGTCTTCGAGAAGGCGCAGGAAGCGGCGGCGGCCGGCCTCGAGTACGACATCACCAAGTGGGTGATGGTCTCCGACGGGATCAAGAGTATGGCGCTCGAGAGCCAGGTCGGCGACATCGAGGGAGTCGAGACGAACACGGCGAACACGTTCGAAGAGGGGATGGACTGGGCGCGGAACTGACCGGTTACTGTCGGGCTGTACTCCTCTCCACAGCTTCATCCGGTAGGCGTGTCGAACGCCCGATACGTCGCCGGAAACGGGACCCTTTTGCAACGCGCGTCCGAACCGCTGCATATGACTCAGACGACGCAGGAGTTCGGCGAGTGGCCGCTCAAGCGGCTGCTGACCGAGGTGGTCGGCTCCGGTCCCAAGTCCGCGGAGGACATGACCCGCGAGCAGGCGCGCGAAGCCCTACAGCGTATCTTCGCCGGCGAACCGGACGAGACGACGCTTGGCGCGTTCTGGCTGGCGAATCGCTGGAAGCGAAACAATCCCGAGGAGCTGGCGGCCTACGCCGACGTCATGCGCGAGGAGTCGGTCATTACGGCCGAGCCGAACGCCAACCCGGTCGACTGCGGCGCGAACTACGACGGGAAGCACACCTCCGCCCTGCTCGGCGTCGGCGCGGGCGTCGTCGCCGCCGCCGCGGGGACGCCGATCGTCGTCCACTCCGGGGATCGGGTTCCGACGCAGAAGGAAACGGCGTACAAGCACGTCCTCGAGGAACTCGGCGTTCGGACCGAGCTCGAGCCCGCGGAAAGCGCCGACATGGTCGACGAGACCGGCTTCGGCTTCTACTACCAGCCCGCGTTCAACCCCGCCGTCCACGACCTGCTCGACCGCCGGGATCAGATGGGCGTGCGCACGTTCATCAACACGATCGAGACCGTTGCCAACCCCGCGAACGCCGACGTCCACCTAGGCTCGTTCTACCACCTCGCGTTCGCGAAGAAGCTGACCGATCTCATCCGGGAGAGCGACGAACTCGAGTACTCGCGAGCGATCTTCTTCCAGGGAATGGAAGGCTACGACGACATCCGGCCCGGCTACACGAAGGTTGCCGAGTGGAACGAGGGCGAAGACCTCGAGGACTACGAGATCGAGACCGCCGAGTACGGGATGGAGATGGAAAACGAGGATCTCGAGGTCGAGAACGTCGCCGCCGAATCGGCGGCGATCACCGAGGAGGTGCTGGCCGGCGAGCGCGAGGACGATTTCGCCGACGCCATCGCGTTAAACGGCGCGCTCCGCATGTACGCCCGGCAGGACGTCGACACGCTCGAGGACGGCCTCGAGCGGGCTCGCGAGGTTATCGCGGACGGCAGCGCCGAAGCGGTGCTCGAGGAGCTGCGCGAGTTCTGAGCCGCTAAGCGATTTTCGTTGGATCCCGGGGGTACGTTCGGAGCGGGAGCGTCGATTACTCGCTCCGGCCGTAGCGAGTGTACTGCAGGAGTACTCCGGGGGCGACGACGCCGACCAGAACGACGAGCCCGAAGACGACTTCGAACGCGACGTCGGTGAACGTCGAGAGCCCGACGAGCAATACCATTGCGAGCAGTACGAAGGTGCCGATCAGCTTGTTTTCGGCGGTCACGATCCCCTCTCGGCCGGCGAGGATCAGCAACGAACCGATGACGACGAGTCCGGTTGCGAGCAGGGCTGCACCGAGCACCGTCGTCGACTCGGCGACGAGTCCGTACGCGAATCCGATGCCGACAAGCACGTACGCGACGGCGAGGACTCCGGTGGTCTTCCCAGGCCCGCCGCTCTCGAGAATTGTTCGATTGCTATCAGAACTCATACTGGTAGCGATGCCAACCAGTCGTATATCACTACTGCTCTCGAGCCGACACAAACACGATCCCGACCATCGACCAGTTTGCCGTGACGGGACCGCTGACTCGCATTCTCGATGTGCGAGGCGCTCGAGAGTGTCGAATTAGCTGCAAAAATACACTCGCGCAGCTCGCGAGTTTGCTCGCCACAGAAGTATGGGCCGACTCGGATTTGAACCGAGAGCCTCCACCTTATCAGAGTGGCGCTCAACCTAATTGAGCTATCGGCCCGCGTTCGCACTCGTTTGTTGTCGGGTCATATGTTTAAGCGTTTCTTTCCGGACCTGCTATGGGAACTGCTACCGAGAGAACCCGTCGCCGTCGTTCGATTCCTCGCTCTCGTCGTCCCCGATATCGATCCGGGTGCCGTCCCCGCTCGAGGGCTCGTCGGTGTCGACGGTGTATGAGTCGCTCCCGAGGTCGTAGGTGCCGTCTGCGCCGCTCGAGCCGCCGGTACCGGGTCCGCCGGGTCCGTTTCCAGGCGAGCCCTGGCCGGGAGTCCCCTGGCCCTGCCCTTGCCCGTCGTTCGGGAACCCGAAGGTCCAGACGCCGCCGCTCGCGAACCCGCCCGTCTTCTTGTCCGCGTAGGGGACGATCACGTAGCGCTTGAGCAGGGCGCGGATCGGCACTCGAGTGAGCGGGACGGCGAGCAGGAACCCGATGAGGTCCGTGACCAGTCCGGGGGTCAGCAGGAACGCTCCGGCGGCGATCAGGAGCCCGCCGTCGAGCAGTTCGTTCGTCGGCGGCTTCCCCTGTGCCAGCGAGCGTTGCATCTTCCCGATCGTCCGTCGGCCTTCGGCGCGAACGAGGAGCATGCCTACGAGCCCCGTCAGGACGACGAGCAGGACCATCCCGACCCACGTGAACCCGCCAAACTGAGTGACGAGGAACCCGAGCAACACCGCGTCGAGGAACGGGATGAGCAACAGCGCCAAGATCCACCGGAGCATGACCGACTCTAGCCGGCGAAGCGTGAAAACCCTTTACTCTCAGTTTCGTTGCACGAACATGCTGTTCGGCGAACGCTGTCCGAATCCACATCTCGAGTCCAGTTCGACCGCCGTGCCGCGAACGAAGACCTTACGCCTGCGACCCACCACCGTCCGGTATGGACGACGACACGACCCGCGTCGAGTGGCGCGAGTGGGGTCAGGACGCTTTCGACGAGGCCGCAGCGGCCGAGGCCCCCGTCTTGCTTTCGCTCACGGCGACGTGGTGCGACCACTGCCACGAGATGGACGCGGAGACCTACGCCGAGCCCCGGATCGCGGCGAACATCAACGACAGCTTCGTGCCGATCCGGGTCGACGTCGATCGCTACCCGCGCGTGCGCGATCGGTACAACATGGGCGGCTTCCCCTCGACCGTCTTCCTCGCGCCGGACGGCAACGTGCTGACCGGCGCCGGCTACCTCGGTGCCGACGGGATGCGCCAGGTGCTCGACAGCGTCCGCACGATGTGGCAAACCAAGGGTAGCGGCGCCGCCCGCGTCCCCCGGCCGCTCCGGGAGGACAACCCGCCGGCCGGCGAGCTCACCGCCGACGTCGAGGCCGCCATGCTCGGCCAGTTCGCAGAGACCTACGACGAGGTCGCCGGGGGCTGGGGCCAGAGCCCGAAGTTCCCGCTGCCCGACGCCCTCGAGTTCGCCTTGAAGCGCGACCGTGAGATGGCGCTGCGTTCGTTCGACGCGGTCAGCGCGAATCTTCTGGACGAGTACGACGGGGGCTTCTATCGCTTCGCCACGGATCGCGATTGGGGCGGCGTCCAGCGCGAGAAGCTGCTGGACTCCAACGGCGCGCTCGTGCGCGCGTTCGCGAACGCCTACCTGCTGACGGGCAAAGACGAGTACCGCGAACCCGCCGAGCGAACGATCGACTTCCTGACGACGACGCTGTGGAACGGCGACGTCGACGCCTTCGCCAACAGTCAGGCTCCCGGCGAGGACGACGCCCACAGCCTCGACGCGACCGACCGGGCGTCGGCCGCGGAGCCGCCGGTCGACGACGGCGTCTTCGCCGGCCCGAACGCGCTGGCTATCGAGGGGCTGCTCACCTACTACGCCTACACCGACGACGAGCGCGCCCGGCGCTACGCCGAGCGCGCGCTCGCGACGCTGCGCGAGGATCTGCTCGCGGAGGGCGTCGTCGCGCACCGGTACACTGCGGACGGGAACGACGCGCCGACGCCGCTACTGACCAACCAGGCCCGCGCCCTCGAGGCGCTGACGACCGCCGCGAGCGTTCTCGACGCCGAGTTCCTCGCGGACGCCCGGCGGGTTGCGGACGCGACGATCGAGCGCCTCCACGACGAGGATTCGTTCGTCGACGGCCCCGCGGAAGGCGTCGGACTGCTCGACCGGCCGCTCCGACCGCTGGACGCCAACGTCGCCTTCGCGGACGCGCTGATCGACCTCGCGGAACTGGCCGCTGGGACCGCCGACGATGACGACGCAGCCGCGGACGCCGACCGCTACCGCCAGTACGCCCGCAAGACGCTCGAGGCCTTCGCCGGC
The DNA window shown above is from Halopiger xanaduensis SH-6 and carries:
- a CDS encoding succinylglutamate desuccinylase/aspartoacylase family protein; translated protein: MGTGTHTSETVTLARLPSGVELATTVHTYRGDESANESEPTLYVQAAQHGREINGTEVLRRFHDRIPLESLSGTVVAVPVANPLTFDRVSYTTPEILDSVNPNMNRVWPGDADGTLHQRMAARLWEYAGRADAIVDLHTGSPDMYPHVVFREGDERSRRLAEAFGSDLLLGEQADEDADDEWHRRNFKGKLRVAASNEGIPSITPELAHNKQILDDVVENGVEGLLDVLRYLDLLPGDVPDREREQTLARNHLGQVNAADSGLFRPQPSLEVGDRVTAGTPLGTVYHPTTYEPLQDAVADRDGILYALTREATVVAGDQLASVALVREE
- a CDS encoding archaea-specific SMC-related protein, translated to MATQESVPREAQLWARNIGGINETTVELESGVTVLAGQNATNRTSLLQAFMAALGGESASLKADAEEGEVELELDGETYTRQLRRAGNTVVTEGDPYLDDPELAELFAFLLESNPARRAVTTQDDLREIILRPIDTDEIEAEITRLTAEKDEISDELDRLESLKSDLPELERQRTDIETQIEEKRAELEEVKEAIEAAEDESDDQQAESDELEEKLEELRERRSELEDVRFDLETERESLAALREEREDIEAERDELPEADATDQESIDEEIDRLQRQSQSIDGVVSQLQSIVQFNEEMLEGSHPEIRELLAAGDDDASGDGTVTDALLEDDETVRCWTCGSEVQRSEIEETIERLRSLQEEKLSERDEIEERIESLRAERREIEQTERKRERLRERLTDVRNEIERREDRLEELTEQQENLESEIDDLEDEAAELEAEAEPDDDEDGDEESLLELNRRANELEFSLGRLERELETTTEEIEEIESALEDQEELEQRREEIRDELEDLRTRIDRIEREAVESFNEHMDTVLEILEYENIDRIWIERVGQTVREGRRKVEQTAFDLHIVRSTEEGSTYEDTINHLSESEREVTGLIFALAGYLVHEVYEEVPFMLLDSLEAIDSDRIAALVEYFEEHTDFLVVALLPEDAQAIDDRHERIRSI
- a CDS encoding SHOCT domain-containing protein translates to MAPDRGRHVRARESRRRRGTRGARGRDHDRRLVSVGAGVPLLGEEIAEWAFTEREPERAKQGRDEDAIEELKRRYAAGEIDDAEFERRLDRLVAVDDALAGIFDDGDGGTDRSTDGETGRLDRRSDDETPSATETEETYDRA
- a CDS encoding acyl-CoA dehydrogenase family protein produces the protein MLDFVDLEADLDEEERLIRDTAREFVAEQVKPDIGDHFEEGTFPTDLIPEMGELGFYAPNLEGYGSPNVSETAYGLLMQELEAGDSGLRSMASVQGALVMYPIRAYGSEAQKEEWLPVLGEGEAVGCFGLTEPEHGSNPAGMETYAERDGSGYVLNGSKTWITNAPIADLAVVWARDRSSEGEGDDPVRGFLVETDRDGVTTNEIDGKLSMRASITGEIGLHDVHVPEENVLPGVSGMKGPLSCLTQARYGIAWGAVGAARDCFEQAREYALEREQFGGPIGRFQLQQEKLAEMATQITLAQLLAYRLADLKERGDLRPQHVSMAKRNNVRTAREQSKVAREMLGGNGITTDYSPMRHMANMETVYTYEGTHDIHTLILGEELTGLQAYR